The Pecten maximus chromosome 14, xPecMax1.1, whole genome shotgun sequence genome includes a region encoding these proteins:
- the LOC117342485 gene encoding putative nuclease HARBI1: MPNVVGAIDGTLVPVQAPILDEHVYVCKKGYHAINVQAICTHSMKFINVICKWPGSVHDSFILTNSEVGDIMEQQMNGWLLGDSGYPLRPWLLTPVGIPTTRNEEKYNRSHMKTRNVVERAFGMLKSRFRCLHKSTGCILFSPAKTCQVIYVCFLLHNMCIDHAVDPPENFEEQEPDHVPYNGHLEDGRNVRSNLIQQRF; this comes from the exons ATGCCGAATGTTGTGGGGGCGATCGACGGAACTCTGGTTCCTGTTCAAGCACCGATCTTAGACGAACATGTCTACGTTTGCAAAAAAGGATATCATGCCATAAATGTACAAGCTATTTGTACTCACTCCATGAA ATTCATTAATGTCATCTGCAAGTGGCCCGGATCTGTCCATGACAGTTTTATTCTGACTAATAGTGAAGTGGGTGATATCATGGAACAGCAGATGAATGGGTGGCTGTTGGGCGACTCAGGGTACCCTTTGAGGCCATGGCTTTTAACACCAGTTGGCATTCCTACAACAAGAAATGAAGAGAA GTACAACAGATCTCACATGAAGACAAGAAATGTGGTTGAGAGAGCCTTTGGAATGTTAAAGTCAAGATTCAG ATGTCTACACAAGTCAACTGGATGTATTTTGTTCTCCCCAGCCAAAACATGCCAGgttatttatgtttgttttctgtTGCACAATATGTGCATTGATCATGCCGTCGACCCCCCAGAGAACTTCGAGGAACAAGAACCAGATCATGTACCGTACAATGGTCATCTGGAAGATGGGCGTAATGTCCGATCAAACCTCATCCAACAACGATTTTAA